The Clarias gariepinus isolate MV-2021 ecotype Netherlands chromosome 4, CGAR_prim_01v2, whole genome shotgun sequence genome window below encodes:
- the LOC128520466 gene encoding CREB-regulated transcription coactivator 3 isoform X2 — protein MSAAGAGACGPGGAPGSGASNPRKFSEKIALHTQRQAEETAAFQEVMMDITSSRIQAQKVRLARTPGPYYGGSLPNVNQIGRNAADLQGPFHSNLESSRSTRHHGLVERVPRDRRFASPSRPYRRHMDSGHCSSAYLSPPPDQSWRRNSSSNFSMDKNPLFRLPTTALNRTNSDSALHTSVMNPPTGDPFSAGHGLNPHARRSGLNEGEGRRMFPYPVPPIEENVLDEGRLLKPWDTKKLSMMSSRPKSCEVPGINIFPSPDQQSNAPLVPSALNTGGSLPDLSSLHFPSPLPTPLDPEEPGYPSLSGGNSTGNLASTLTQLGINTTNAFNSPGVCLHGLLASLQGTLSNPTLQSSLSNPNIQSSLSSHSFPNSLSSASLQSSLSNPSLQSSLGSSPSLQSSLSNQSLHSSLSNSSLSGQSLQSVNSAVGSGPCLSSYPTLLPGQVQPQLSSSPCRRGQLLPLNLPLGPDSRRHHPKQFSPTISNTLTSITQGVPLDTSKLLMDQRLPPYAFSQSQPGQSSEAQKGCSSPQSGQPPVQHHQLQQHQQTAQPPQRHPHPHSRTQRPQTMQLHMQNMHNLHKTQNFPFDHVPRQQGSHLQPQLNQNRSSAADTSGPLNSQSMHEPDVHSHTQAAQHEQNQNLPQLQISQSITSDLGLYSDSLLLNSLLDDPYLGLQLTSRQNQNFSQQFTIDSHTEGLSFNHNLDSGPPTKGHDGSYPSHQGVLDLLDPADHQFLNPSQNQNYGSGRHPVPNIILTGDSPPGLSKEITSALSGVPGFEVDPFSSDDPLRMEPLALDGLSMLTDGDLMLADPAVEDSFRSDRLK, from the exons ATTCAGGCTCAAAAAGTGCGACTTGCTAGAACACCAGGCCCTTACTATGGAGGCTCTTTGCCAAACGTCAATCAGATCGGCAGGAACGCGGCCGACCTCCAG GGCCCGTTCCACTCAAACTTGGAGTCCAGTCGCTCCACACGGCATCATGGGCTGGTGGAAAGAGTCCCCAGAGACCGGCGCTTCGCCTCGCCTAGCCGACCATACAGGCGACAT ATGGACAGCGGTCATTGCAGCTCTGCGTACCTGTCTCCACCCCCTGACCAGAGCTGGAGAAG GAACTCGTCTAGTAATTTCTCCATGGACAAGAACCCATTGTTCCGCCTTCCCACCACAGCACTCAACAG GACAAACTCCGACTCTGCTCTTCACACCAGCGTGATGAACCCTCCCACAGGAGATCCCTTTAGTGCAGGACACGGCCTAAACCCTCATGCGAGACGCAGCG GTTTAAATGAGGGTGAAGGGCGAAGAA TGTTTCCATACCCTGTTCCTCCGATAGAGGAAAATGTCTTAGATGAAGGCAGGCTTCTAAAACCCTGGGACACAAAGAAG TTATCTATGATGTCCTCACGACCAAAGTCTTGTGAGGTCCCTGGAATCAA tatattCCCTTCACCAGATCAGCAGTCCAATGCCCCTCTTGTCCCGTCTGCTTTAAATACTGGAGGTTCTCTGCCTGATCTGTCCAGTCTGCACTTCCCCTCACCACTGCCAACACCACTTGACCCAGAGGAGCCTGGCTATCCCTCCCTCAGTGGGGGCAACAGCACTGGCAACCTCGCGTCCACCCTTACACAGCTCGGCATCAATACCACAAACGCCTTTAACTCTCCAGGTGTGTGTCTTCATG GTCTCCTGGCCTCACTGCAGGGTACGCTTAGTAACCCTACTCTTCAGTCTTCTCTCAGTAACCCTAACATCCAGTCATCTTTAAGCAGCCACTCTTTCCCCAACTCCCTTAGCTCTGCCTCTTTGCAGTCATCACTCAGCAATCCTTCCCTGCAGTCCTCCCTTGGCTCCTCCCCTTCTTTGCAGTCGTCCCTCAGCAATCAGTCCCTTCACTCCTCCCTGAGTAACTCTTCCCTAAGTGGTCAGTCCCTCCAGTCGGTGAACAGTGCAGTGGGGTCAGGGCCCTGTTTGAGTTCCTACCCTACGCTGTTACCTGGTCAGGTGCAGCCACAGTTAAGCTCTTCCCCCTGCAGACGGGGACAGCTCTTACCACTTAACCTGCCCCTGGGTCCGGATTCTCGCAGGCACCACCCCAAACAGTTCTCTCCTACCATCTCGAACACACTGACTTCAATCACGCAG GGTGTTCCACTAGATACCAGTAAACTTCTGATGGACCAGAGGTTACCCCCATACGCTTTTAGTCAGTCTCAGCCAGGCCAGAGCAGTGAAGCACAGAAAGGCTGCTCTTCACCACAGTCAGGCCAGCCACCAGTCCAGCACCATCAATTACAGCAACATCAGCAGACGGCACAGCCTCCCCAGCGCCACCCCCACCCTCACTCACGCACACAACGCCCACAGACCATGCAGCTGCATATGCAGAACATGCACAACCTGCATAAAACGCAGAACTTTCCATTCGACCATGTTCCACGACAACAGGGCTCCCATCTCCAGCCACAGCTGAACCAAAACCGCAGCAGCGCAGCTGACACGTCAGGGCCACTGAACTCCCAGAGCATGCATGAACCTGatgtacattcacacacacaagctgcaCAGCATGAACAGAACCAGAACCTTCCTCAACTTCAGATCAGCCAGTCTATAACCAGTGACCTCGGCCTTTACAGT GATTCCTTATTACTGAACTCCCTACTGGATGATCCATATCTGGGCCTACAACTTACCAGCAGGCAAAACCAGAACTTTTCTCAGCAG TTCACCATTGACTCTCACACAGAGGGTTTGTCCTTTAACCACAATTTGGACTCTGGCCCTCCCACTAAAGGCCATGATGGCTCTTACCCCAGCCACCAAGGGGTACTAGACCTGCTGGACCCTGCAGATCACCAATTTCTCAACCCCAGTCAGAACCAGAACTATGGAAGTGGGAGGCACCCTGTCCCCAACATCATACTGACTG GAGACTCTCCTCCTGGTTTGTCCAAAGAGATCACCAGTGCTTTGTCTGGAGTGCCAGGCTTCGAGGTGGACCCGTTCTCTTCAGATGACCCACTCAGAATGGAGCCTTTGGCTCTGGATGGCCTCAGCATGCTCACCGACGGAGACCTCATGCTAGCCGACCCTGCCGTAGAGGACTCGTTTCGCTCTGACCGACTCAAATGA
- the LOC128520466 gene encoding CREB-regulated transcription coactivator 3 isoform X4: MSAAGAGACGPGGAPGSGASNPRKFSEKIALHTQRQAEETAAFQEVMMDITSSRIQAQKVRLARTPGPYYGGSLPNVNQIGRNAADLQGPFHSNLESSRSTRHHGLVERVPRDRRFASPSRPYRRHMDSGHCSSAYLSPPPDQSWRRNSSSNFSMDKNPLFRLPTTALNRTNSDSALHTSVMNPPTGDPFSAGHGLNPHARRSGLNEGEGRRMFPYPVPPIEENVLDEGRLLKPWDTKKLSMMSSRPKSCEVPGINIFPSPDQQSNAPLVPSALNTGGSLPDLSSLHFPSPLPTPLDPEEPGYPSLSGGNSTGNLASTLTQLGINTTNAFNSPGLLASLQGTLSNPTLQSSLSNPNIQSSLSSHSFPNSLSSASLQSSLSNPSLQSSLGSSPSLQSSLSNQSLHSSLSNSSLSGQSLQSVNSAVGSGPCLSSYPTLLPGQVQPQLSSSPCRRGQLLPLNLPLGPDSRRHHPKQFSPTISNTLTSITQGVPLDTSKLLMDQRLPPYAFSQSQPGQSSEAQKGCSSPQSGQPPVQHHQLQQHQQTAQPPQRHPHPHSRTQRPQTMQLHMQNMHNLHKTQNFPFDHVPRQQGSHLQPQLNQNRSSAADTSGPLNSQSMHEPDVHSHTQAAQHEQNQNLPQLQISQSITSDLGLYSDSLLLNSLLDDPYLGLQLTSRQNQNFSQQFTIDSHTEGLSFNHNLDSGPPTKGHDGSYPSHQGVLDLLDPADHQFLNPSQNQNYGSGRHPVPNIILTGDSPPGLSKEITSALSGVPGFEVDPFSSDDPLRMEPLALDGLSMLTDGDLMLADPAVEDSFRSDRLK, translated from the exons ATTCAGGCTCAAAAAGTGCGACTTGCTAGAACACCAGGCCCTTACTATGGAGGCTCTTTGCCAAACGTCAATCAGATCGGCAGGAACGCGGCCGACCTCCAG GGCCCGTTCCACTCAAACTTGGAGTCCAGTCGCTCCACACGGCATCATGGGCTGGTGGAAAGAGTCCCCAGAGACCGGCGCTTCGCCTCGCCTAGCCGACCATACAGGCGACAT ATGGACAGCGGTCATTGCAGCTCTGCGTACCTGTCTCCACCCCCTGACCAGAGCTGGAGAAG GAACTCGTCTAGTAATTTCTCCATGGACAAGAACCCATTGTTCCGCCTTCCCACCACAGCACTCAACAG GACAAACTCCGACTCTGCTCTTCACACCAGCGTGATGAACCCTCCCACAGGAGATCCCTTTAGTGCAGGACACGGCCTAAACCCTCATGCGAGACGCAGCG GTTTAAATGAGGGTGAAGGGCGAAGAA TGTTTCCATACCCTGTTCCTCCGATAGAGGAAAATGTCTTAGATGAAGGCAGGCTTCTAAAACCCTGGGACACAAAGAAG TTATCTATGATGTCCTCACGACCAAAGTCTTGTGAGGTCCCTGGAATCAA tatattCCCTTCACCAGATCAGCAGTCCAATGCCCCTCTTGTCCCGTCTGCTTTAAATACTGGAGGTTCTCTGCCTGATCTGTCCAGTCTGCACTTCCCCTCACCACTGCCAACACCACTTGACCCAGAGGAGCCTGGCTATCCCTCCCTCAGTGGGGGCAACAGCACTGGCAACCTCGCGTCCACCCTTACACAGCTCGGCATCAATACCACAAACGCCTTTAACTCTCCAG GTCTCCTGGCCTCACTGCAGGGTACGCTTAGTAACCCTACTCTTCAGTCTTCTCTCAGTAACCCTAACATCCAGTCATCTTTAAGCAGCCACTCTTTCCCCAACTCCCTTAGCTCTGCCTCTTTGCAGTCATCACTCAGCAATCCTTCCCTGCAGTCCTCCCTTGGCTCCTCCCCTTCTTTGCAGTCGTCCCTCAGCAATCAGTCCCTTCACTCCTCCCTGAGTAACTCTTCCCTAAGTGGTCAGTCCCTCCAGTCGGTGAACAGTGCAGTGGGGTCAGGGCCCTGTTTGAGTTCCTACCCTACGCTGTTACCTGGTCAGGTGCAGCCACAGTTAAGCTCTTCCCCCTGCAGACGGGGACAGCTCTTACCACTTAACCTGCCCCTGGGTCCGGATTCTCGCAGGCACCACCCCAAACAGTTCTCTCCTACCATCTCGAACACACTGACTTCAATCACGCAG GGTGTTCCACTAGATACCAGTAAACTTCTGATGGACCAGAGGTTACCCCCATACGCTTTTAGTCAGTCTCAGCCAGGCCAGAGCAGTGAAGCACAGAAAGGCTGCTCTTCACCACAGTCAGGCCAGCCACCAGTCCAGCACCATCAATTACAGCAACATCAGCAGACGGCACAGCCTCCCCAGCGCCACCCCCACCCTCACTCACGCACACAACGCCCACAGACCATGCAGCTGCATATGCAGAACATGCACAACCTGCATAAAACGCAGAACTTTCCATTCGACCATGTTCCACGACAACAGGGCTCCCATCTCCAGCCACAGCTGAACCAAAACCGCAGCAGCGCAGCTGACACGTCAGGGCCACTGAACTCCCAGAGCATGCATGAACCTGatgtacattcacacacacaagctgcaCAGCATGAACAGAACCAGAACCTTCCTCAACTTCAGATCAGCCAGTCTATAACCAGTGACCTCGGCCTTTACAGT GATTCCTTATTACTGAACTCCCTACTGGATGATCCATATCTGGGCCTACAACTTACCAGCAGGCAAAACCAGAACTTTTCTCAGCAG TTCACCATTGACTCTCACACAGAGGGTTTGTCCTTTAACCACAATTTGGACTCTGGCCCTCCCACTAAAGGCCATGATGGCTCTTACCCCAGCCACCAAGGGGTACTAGACCTGCTGGACCCTGCAGATCACCAATTTCTCAACCCCAGTCAGAACCAGAACTATGGAAGTGGGAGGCACCCTGTCCCCAACATCATACTGACTG GAGACTCTCCTCCTGGTTTGTCCAAAGAGATCACCAGTGCTTTGTCTGGAGTGCCAGGCTTCGAGGTGGACCCGTTCTCTTCAGATGACCCACTCAGAATGGAGCCTTTGGCTCTGGATGGCCTCAGCATGCTCACCGACGGAGACCTCATGCTAGCCGACCCTGCCGTAGAGGACTCGTTTCGCTCTGACCGACTCAAATGA
- the LOC128520466 gene encoding CREB-regulated transcription coactivator 3 isoform X3 — MSAAGAGACGPGGAPGSGASNPRKFSEKIALHTQRQAEETAAFQEVMMDITSSRIQAQKVRLARTPGPYYGGSLPNVNQIGRNAADLQGPFHSNLESSRSTRHHGLVERVPRDRRFASPSRPYRRHMDSGHCSSAYLSPPPDQSWRRNSSSNFSMDKNPLFRLPTTALNRTNSDSALHTSVMNPPTGDPFSAGHGLNPHARRSGLNEGEGRRMFPYPVPPIEENVLDEGRLLKPWDTKKLSMMSSRPKSCEVPGINIFPSPDQQSNAPLVPSALNTGGSLPDLSSLHFPSPLPTPLDPEEPGYPSLSGGNSTGNLASTLTQLGINTTNAFNSPGLLASLQGTLSNPTLQSSLSNPNIQSSLSSHSFPNSLSSASLQSSLSNPSLQSSLGSSPSLQSSLSNQSLHSSLSNSSLSGQSLQSVNSAVGSGPCLSSYPTLLPGQVQPQLSSSPCRRGQLLPLNLPLGPDSRRHHPKQFSPTISNTLTSITQGVPLDTSKLLMDQRLPPYAFSQSQPGQSSEAQKGCSSPQSGQPPVQHHQLQQHQQTAQPPQRHPHPHSRTQRPQTMQLHMQNMHNLHKTQNFPFDHVPRQQGSHLQPQLNQNRSSAADTSGPLNSQSMHEPDVHSHTQAAQHEQNQNLPQLQISQSITSDLGLYSDSLLLNSLLDDPYLGLQLTSRQNQNFSQQFTIDSHTEGLSFNHNLDSGPPTKGHDGSYPSHQGVLDLLDPADHQFLNPSQNQNYGSGRHPVPNIILTGEGDSPPGLSKEITSALSGVPGFEVDPFSSDDPLRMEPLALDGLSMLTDGDLMLADPAVEDSFRSDRLK, encoded by the exons ATTCAGGCTCAAAAAGTGCGACTTGCTAGAACACCAGGCCCTTACTATGGAGGCTCTTTGCCAAACGTCAATCAGATCGGCAGGAACGCGGCCGACCTCCAG GGCCCGTTCCACTCAAACTTGGAGTCCAGTCGCTCCACACGGCATCATGGGCTGGTGGAAAGAGTCCCCAGAGACCGGCGCTTCGCCTCGCCTAGCCGACCATACAGGCGACAT ATGGACAGCGGTCATTGCAGCTCTGCGTACCTGTCTCCACCCCCTGACCAGAGCTGGAGAAG GAACTCGTCTAGTAATTTCTCCATGGACAAGAACCCATTGTTCCGCCTTCCCACCACAGCACTCAACAG GACAAACTCCGACTCTGCTCTTCACACCAGCGTGATGAACCCTCCCACAGGAGATCCCTTTAGTGCAGGACACGGCCTAAACCCTCATGCGAGACGCAGCG GTTTAAATGAGGGTGAAGGGCGAAGAA TGTTTCCATACCCTGTTCCTCCGATAGAGGAAAATGTCTTAGATGAAGGCAGGCTTCTAAAACCCTGGGACACAAAGAAG TTATCTATGATGTCCTCACGACCAAAGTCTTGTGAGGTCCCTGGAATCAA tatattCCCTTCACCAGATCAGCAGTCCAATGCCCCTCTTGTCCCGTCTGCTTTAAATACTGGAGGTTCTCTGCCTGATCTGTCCAGTCTGCACTTCCCCTCACCACTGCCAACACCACTTGACCCAGAGGAGCCTGGCTATCCCTCCCTCAGTGGGGGCAACAGCACTGGCAACCTCGCGTCCACCCTTACACAGCTCGGCATCAATACCACAAACGCCTTTAACTCTCCAG GTCTCCTGGCCTCACTGCAGGGTACGCTTAGTAACCCTACTCTTCAGTCTTCTCTCAGTAACCCTAACATCCAGTCATCTTTAAGCAGCCACTCTTTCCCCAACTCCCTTAGCTCTGCCTCTTTGCAGTCATCACTCAGCAATCCTTCCCTGCAGTCCTCCCTTGGCTCCTCCCCTTCTTTGCAGTCGTCCCTCAGCAATCAGTCCCTTCACTCCTCCCTGAGTAACTCTTCCCTAAGTGGTCAGTCCCTCCAGTCGGTGAACAGTGCAGTGGGGTCAGGGCCCTGTTTGAGTTCCTACCCTACGCTGTTACCTGGTCAGGTGCAGCCACAGTTAAGCTCTTCCCCCTGCAGACGGGGACAGCTCTTACCACTTAACCTGCCCCTGGGTCCGGATTCTCGCAGGCACCACCCCAAACAGTTCTCTCCTACCATCTCGAACACACTGACTTCAATCACGCAG GGTGTTCCACTAGATACCAGTAAACTTCTGATGGACCAGAGGTTACCCCCATACGCTTTTAGTCAGTCTCAGCCAGGCCAGAGCAGTGAAGCACAGAAAGGCTGCTCTTCACCACAGTCAGGCCAGCCACCAGTCCAGCACCATCAATTACAGCAACATCAGCAGACGGCACAGCCTCCCCAGCGCCACCCCCACCCTCACTCACGCACACAACGCCCACAGACCATGCAGCTGCATATGCAGAACATGCACAACCTGCATAAAACGCAGAACTTTCCATTCGACCATGTTCCACGACAACAGGGCTCCCATCTCCAGCCACAGCTGAACCAAAACCGCAGCAGCGCAGCTGACACGTCAGGGCCACTGAACTCCCAGAGCATGCATGAACCTGatgtacattcacacacacaagctgcaCAGCATGAACAGAACCAGAACCTTCCTCAACTTCAGATCAGCCAGTCTATAACCAGTGACCTCGGCCTTTACAGT GATTCCTTATTACTGAACTCCCTACTGGATGATCCATATCTGGGCCTACAACTTACCAGCAGGCAAAACCAGAACTTTTCTCAGCAG TTCACCATTGACTCTCACACAGAGGGTTTGTCCTTTAACCACAATTTGGACTCTGGCCCTCCCACTAAAGGCCATGATGGCTCTTACCCCAGCCACCAAGGGGTACTAGACCTGCTGGACCCTGCAGATCACCAATTTCTCAACCCCAGTCAGAACCAGAACTATGGAAGTGGGAGGCACCCTGTCCCCAACATCATACTGACTGGTGagg GAGACTCTCCTCCTGGTTTGTCCAAAGAGATCACCAGTGCTTTGTCTGGAGTGCCAGGCTTCGAGGTGGACCCGTTCTCTTCAGATGACCCACTCAGAATGGAGCCTTTGGCTCTGGATGGCCTCAGCATGCTCACCGACGGAGACCTCATGCTAGCCGACCCTGCCGTAGAGGACTCGTTTCGCTCTGACCGACTCAAATGA
- the LOC128520466 gene encoding CREB-regulated transcription coactivator 3 isoform X5 encodes MSAAGAGACGPGGAPGSGASNPRKFSEKIALHTQRQAEETAAFQEVMMDITSSRIQAQKVRLARTPGPYYGGSLPNVNQIGRNAADLQGPFHSNLESSRSTRHHGLVERVPRDRRFASPSRPYRRHMDSGHCSSAYLSPPPDQSWRRTNSDSALHTSVMNPPTGDPFSAGHGLNPHARRSGLNEGEGRRMFPYPVPPIEENVLDEGRLLKPWDTKKLSMMSSRPKSCEVPGINIFPSPDQQSNAPLVPSALNTGGSLPDLSSLHFPSPLPTPLDPEEPGYPSLSGGNSTGNLASTLTQLGINTTNAFNSPGVCLHGLLASLQGTLSNPTLQSSLSNPNIQSSLSSHSFPNSLSSASLQSSLSNPSLQSSLGSSPSLQSSLSNQSLHSSLSNSSLSGQSLQSVNSAVGSGPCLSSYPTLLPGQVQPQLSSSPCRRGQLLPLNLPLGPDSRRHHPKQFSPTISNTLTSITQGVPLDTSKLLMDQRLPPYAFSQSQPGQSSEAQKGCSSPQSGQPPVQHHQLQQHQQTAQPPQRHPHPHSRTQRPQTMQLHMQNMHNLHKTQNFPFDHVPRQQGSHLQPQLNQNRSSAADTSGPLNSQSMHEPDVHSHTQAAQHEQNQNLPQLQISQSITSDLGLYSDSLLLNSLLDDPYLGLQLTSRQNQNFSQQFTIDSHTEGLSFNHNLDSGPPTKGHDGSYPSHQGVLDLLDPADHQFLNPSQNQNYGSGRHPVPNIILTGEGDSPPGLSKEITSALSGVPGFEVDPFSSDDPLRMEPLALDGLSMLTDGDLMLADPAVEDSFRSDRLK; translated from the exons ATTCAGGCTCAAAAAGTGCGACTTGCTAGAACACCAGGCCCTTACTATGGAGGCTCTTTGCCAAACGTCAATCAGATCGGCAGGAACGCGGCCGACCTCCAG GGCCCGTTCCACTCAAACTTGGAGTCCAGTCGCTCCACACGGCATCATGGGCTGGTGGAAAGAGTCCCCAGAGACCGGCGCTTCGCCTCGCCTAGCCGACCATACAGGCGACAT ATGGACAGCGGTCATTGCAGCTCTGCGTACCTGTCTCCACCCCCTGACCAGAGCTGGAGAAG GACAAACTCCGACTCTGCTCTTCACACCAGCGTGATGAACCCTCCCACAGGAGATCCCTTTAGTGCAGGACACGGCCTAAACCCTCATGCGAGACGCAGCG GTTTAAATGAGGGTGAAGGGCGAAGAA TGTTTCCATACCCTGTTCCTCCGATAGAGGAAAATGTCTTAGATGAAGGCAGGCTTCTAAAACCCTGGGACACAAAGAAG TTATCTATGATGTCCTCACGACCAAAGTCTTGTGAGGTCCCTGGAATCAA tatattCCCTTCACCAGATCAGCAGTCCAATGCCCCTCTTGTCCCGTCTGCTTTAAATACTGGAGGTTCTCTGCCTGATCTGTCCAGTCTGCACTTCCCCTCACCACTGCCAACACCACTTGACCCAGAGGAGCCTGGCTATCCCTCCCTCAGTGGGGGCAACAGCACTGGCAACCTCGCGTCCACCCTTACACAGCTCGGCATCAATACCACAAACGCCTTTAACTCTCCAGGTGTGTGTCTTCATG GTCTCCTGGCCTCACTGCAGGGTACGCTTAGTAACCCTACTCTTCAGTCTTCTCTCAGTAACCCTAACATCCAGTCATCTTTAAGCAGCCACTCTTTCCCCAACTCCCTTAGCTCTGCCTCTTTGCAGTCATCACTCAGCAATCCTTCCCTGCAGTCCTCCCTTGGCTCCTCCCCTTCTTTGCAGTCGTCCCTCAGCAATCAGTCCCTTCACTCCTCCCTGAGTAACTCTTCCCTAAGTGGTCAGTCCCTCCAGTCGGTGAACAGTGCAGTGGGGTCAGGGCCCTGTTTGAGTTCCTACCCTACGCTGTTACCTGGTCAGGTGCAGCCACAGTTAAGCTCTTCCCCCTGCAGACGGGGACAGCTCTTACCACTTAACCTGCCCCTGGGTCCGGATTCTCGCAGGCACCACCCCAAACAGTTCTCTCCTACCATCTCGAACACACTGACTTCAATCACGCAG GGTGTTCCACTAGATACCAGTAAACTTCTGATGGACCAGAGGTTACCCCCATACGCTTTTAGTCAGTCTCAGCCAGGCCAGAGCAGTGAAGCACAGAAAGGCTGCTCTTCACCACAGTCAGGCCAGCCACCAGTCCAGCACCATCAATTACAGCAACATCAGCAGACGGCACAGCCTCCCCAGCGCCACCCCCACCCTCACTCACGCACACAACGCCCACAGACCATGCAGCTGCATATGCAGAACATGCACAACCTGCATAAAACGCAGAACTTTCCATTCGACCATGTTCCACGACAACAGGGCTCCCATCTCCAGCCACAGCTGAACCAAAACCGCAGCAGCGCAGCTGACACGTCAGGGCCACTGAACTCCCAGAGCATGCATGAACCTGatgtacattcacacacacaagctgcaCAGCATGAACAGAACCAGAACCTTCCTCAACTTCAGATCAGCCAGTCTATAACCAGTGACCTCGGCCTTTACAGT GATTCCTTATTACTGAACTCCCTACTGGATGATCCATATCTGGGCCTACAACTTACCAGCAGGCAAAACCAGAACTTTTCTCAGCAG TTCACCATTGACTCTCACACAGAGGGTTTGTCCTTTAACCACAATTTGGACTCTGGCCCTCCCACTAAAGGCCATGATGGCTCTTACCCCAGCCACCAAGGGGTACTAGACCTGCTGGACCCTGCAGATCACCAATTTCTCAACCCCAGTCAGAACCAGAACTATGGAAGTGGGAGGCACCCTGTCCCCAACATCATACTGACTGGTGagg GAGACTCTCCTCCTGGTTTGTCCAAAGAGATCACCAGTGCTTTGTCTGGAGTGCCAGGCTTCGAGGTGGACCCGTTCTCTTCAGATGACCCACTCAGAATGGAGCCTTTGGCTCTGGATGGCCTCAGCATGCTCACCGACGGAGACCTCATGCTAGCCGACCCTGCCGTAGAGGACTCGTTTCGCTCTGACCGACTCAAATGA